The following coding sequences lie in one Gorilla gorilla gorilla isolate KB3781 chromosome 5, NHGRI_mGorGor1-v2.1_pri, whole genome shotgun sequence genomic window:
- the C2 gene encoding complement C2 isoform X5, giving the protein MGPLMVLFCLLFVYTGLADSAPSCPQNVNISGGTFTLSHGWAPGSLLTYSCPQGLYPSPASRLCKSSGQWQTPGATRSLSKAVCKPVRCPAPVSFENGIYTPRLGSYPVGGNVSFECEDGFILRGSPVRHCCPNGMWDGETAVCDNGAGHCPNPGISLGAVRTGSRFGHGDKVRYRCSSNLVLTGSSERECQGNGVWSGTEPICRQPYSYDFPEDVAPALGTSFSHMLGATNPTQKTKESLGRKIQIQRSGHLNLYLLLDCSQSVSENDFLIFKESASLMVDRIFSFEINVSVAIITFASKPKVLMSVLNDNSRDMTEVISSLENANYKDHENGTGTNTYAALNSVYLMMNNQMRILGMETMAWQEIRHAIILLTDGKSNMGGSPKTAVDRIREILNINQKRNDYLDIYAIGVGKLDVDWRELNELGSKKDGERHAFILQDTKALHQVFEHMLDVSKLTDTICGVGNMSANASDQERTPWHVTIKPKSQETCRGALISDQWVLTAAHCFRDGNDHSLWRVNVGDPKSQWGKEFLIEKAVISPGFDVFAKKNQGILEFYGDDIALLKLAQKVKMSTHARPICLPCTMEANLALRRPQGSTCRDHENELLNKQSVPAHFVALNGSKLNINLKMGVEWTSCAEVVSQEKTMFPNLTDVREVVTDQFLCSGTQEDESPCKGGSGELGSLQPLPWLC; this is encoded by the exons ATGGGCCCACTGATGGTTCTTTTTTGCCTGCTGTTCGTGTACACAG GTCTGGCAGACTCGGCTCCCTCCTGCCCTCAGAACGTGAATATCTCGGGTGGCACCTTCACCCTCAGCCATGGCTGGGCTCCTGGGAGCCTTCTCACCTACTCCTGCCCCCAGGGCCTGTACCCATCCCCAGCATCACGGCTGTGCAAGAGCAGTGGACAGTGGCAGACCCCAGGAGCCACCCGGTCTCTGTCTAAGGCGGTCTGCAAAC CTGTGCGCTGTCCAGCCCCTGTCTCCTTTGAGAATGGCATTTATACCCCACGGCTGGGGTCCTACCCCGTGGGTGGCAATGTGAGCTTCGAGTGTGAGGATGGCTTCATATTGCGGGGCTCGCCTGTGCGTCACTGTTGCCCCAACGGCATGTGGGATGGAGAAACAGCTGTGTGTGATAATGGGG CTGGCCACTGCCCCAACCCAGGCATTTCACTGGGCGCAGTGCGGACAGGTTCCCGCTTTGGTCATGGGGACAAGGTCCGCTATCGCTGCTCCTCGAATCTTGTGCTCACGGGGTCTTCGGAGCGGGAGTGCCAGGGCAACGGGGTCTGGAGTGGAACGGAGCCCATCTGCCGCC AACCCTACTCTTATGACTTCCCTGAGGACGTGGCCCCTGCCCTGGGCACTTCCTTCTCCCACATGCTTGGGGCCACCAATCCCACCCAGAAGACAAAGG AAAGCCTGGGCCGTAAAATCCAAATCCAGCGCTCTGGTCATCTGAACCTCTACCTGCTCCTGGACTGTTCGCAGAGTGTGTCGGAAAATGACTTTCTCATCTTCAAGGAGAGTGCCTCCCTCATGGTGGACAGG ATCTTCAGCTTTGAGATCAATGTGAGTGTTGCCATTATCACCTTTGCCTCCAAGCCCAAAGTCCTCATGTCTGTCCTGAACGACAACTCCCGGGATATGACTGAGGTGATCAGCAGCCTGGAAAATGCCAACTATAAAG ATCATGAAAATGGAACTGGGACTAACACTTACGCGGCCTTAAACAGTGTCTATCTCATGATGAACAACCAAATGCGAATCCTTGGCATGGAAACGATGGCCTGGCAGGAAATCCGACATGCCATCATCCTTCTGACAGATG GAAAGTCCAATATGGGCGGCTCTCCCAAGACAGCTGTTGACCGTATCAGAGAGATCCTGAACATCAACCAGAAGAGGAATGACTATCTGG ACATCTATGCCATCGGGGTGGGCAAGCTGGATGTGGACTGGAGAGAACTGAATGAGCTAGGGTCCAAGAAGGATGGTGAGAGGCATGCCTTCATTCTGCAGGACACAAAGGCTCTGCACCAGGTCTTTGAACATATGCTGG ATGTCTCCAAGCTCACAGACACCATCTGCGGGGTGGGGAACATGTCAGCAAACGCCTCTGACCAGGAGAGGACACCCTGGCATGTCACTATTAAG CCCAAGAGCCAAGAGACCTGCCGGGGGGCCCTCATCTCCGACCAATGGGTCCTGACAGCAGCTCATTGCTTCCGCGATGGCAACGACCACTCCCTGTGGAGGGTCAATGTGG GAGACCCCAAATCCCAGTGGGGCAAAGAATTCCTTATTGAGAAGGCGGTGATCTCCCCAGGGTTTGATGTCTTTGCCAAAAAGAACCAGGGAATCCTGGAGTTCTATGGTGATGACATAGCTCTGCTGAAGCTGGCCCAGAAAGTAAAGATGTCCACCCATGCCAG GCCCATCTGCCTTCCCTGCACGATGGAGGCCAATCTGGCTCTGCGGAGACCTCAAGGCAGCACCTGTAGGGACCATG AGAATGAACTGCtgaacaaacagagtgttcctgCTCATTTTGTCGCCTTGAATGGGAGCAAACTGAACATTAACCTTAAGATGGGAGTGGAG TGGACAAGCTGTGCCGAGGTTGTCTCCCAAGAAAAAACCATGTTCCCCAACTTGACAGATGTCAGGGAGGTGGTGACAGACCAGTTCCTATGCAGTGGGACCCAGGAGGATGAGAGTCCCTGCAAGG gTGGGTCTGGTGAGCTGGGGTCTTTACAACCCCTGCCTTGGCTCTGCTGA
- the C2 gene encoding complement C2 isoform X7, whose protein sequence is MGPLMVLFCLLFVYTAGHCPNPGISLGAVRTGSRFGHGDKVRYRCSSNLVLTGSSERECQGNGVWSGTEPICRQPYSYDFPEDVAPALGTSFSHMLGATNPTQKTKESLGRKIQIQRSGHLNLYLLLDCSQSVSENDFLIFKESASLMVDRIFSFEINVSVAIITFASKPKVLMSVLNDNSRDMTEVISSLENANYKDHENGTGTNTYAALNSVYLMMNNQMRILGMETMAWQEIRHAIILLTDGKSNMGGSPKTAVDRIREILNINQKRNDYLDIYAIGVGKLDVDWRELNELGSKKDGERHAFILQDTKALHQVFEHMLDVSKLTDTICGVGNMSANASDQERTPWHVTIKPKSQETCRGALISDQWVLTAAHCFRDGNDHSLWRVNVGDPKSQWGKEFLIEKAVISPGFDVFAKKNQGILEFYGDDIALLKLAQKVKMSTHARPICLPCTMEANLALRRPQGSTCRDHENELLNKQSVPAHFVALNGSKLNINLKMGVEWTSCAEVVSQEKTMFPNLTDVREVVTDQFLCSGTQEDESPCKGESGGAVFLERRFRFFQVGLVSWGLYNPCLGSADKNSRKRAPRSKVPPPRDFHINLFRMQPWLRQHLGDVLNFLPL, encoded by the exons ATGGGCCCACTGATGGTTCTTTTTTGCCTGCTGTTCGTGTACACAG CTGGCCACTGCCCCAACCCAGGCATTTCACTGGGCGCAGTGCGGACAGGTTCCCGCTTTGGTCATGGGGACAAGGTCCGCTATCGCTGCTCCTCGAATCTTGTGCTCACGGGGTCTTCGGAGCGGGAGTGCCAGGGCAACGGGGTCTGGAGTGGAACGGAGCCCATCTGCCGCC AACCCTACTCTTATGACTTCCCTGAGGACGTGGCCCCTGCCCTGGGCACTTCCTTCTCCCACATGCTTGGGGCCACCAATCCCACCCAGAAGACAAAGG AAAGCCTGGGCCGTAAAATCCAAATCCAGCGCTCTGGTCATCTGAACCTCTACCTGCTCCTGGACTGTTCGCAGAGTGTGTCGGAAAATGACTTTCTCATCTTCAAGGAGAGTGCCTCCCTCATGGTGGACAGG ATCTTCAGCTTTGAGATCAATGTGAGTGTTGCCATTATCACCTTTGCCTCCAAGCCCAAAGTCCTCATGTCTGTCCTGAACGACAACTCCCGGGATATGACTGAGGTGATCAGCAGCCTGGAAAATGCCAACTATAAAG ATCATGAAAATGGAACTGGGACTAACACTTACGCGGCCTTAAACAGTGTCTATCTCATGATGAACAACCAAATGCGAATCCTTGGCATGGAAACGATGGCCTGGCAGGAAATCCGACATGCCATCATCCTTCTGACAGATG GAAAGTCCAATATGGGCGGCTCTCCCAAGACAGCTGTTGACCGTATCAGAGAGATCCTGAACATCAACCAGAAGAGGAATGACTATCTGG ACATCTATGCCATCGGGGTGGGCAAGCTGGATGTGGACTGGAGAGAACTGAATGAGCTAGGGTCCAAGAAGGATGGTGAGAGGCATGCCTTCATTCTGCAGGACACAAAGGCTCTGCACCAGGTCTTTGAACATATGCTGG ATGTCTCCAAGCTCACAGACACCATCTGCGGGGTGGGGAACATGTCAGCAAACGCCTCTGACCAGGAGAGGACACCCTGGCATGTCACTATTAAG CCCAAGAGCCAAGAGACCTGCCGGGGGGCCCTCATCTCCGACCAATGGGTCCTGACAGCAGCTCATTGCTTCCGCGATGGCAACGACCACTCCCTGTGGAGGGTCAATGTGG GAGACCCCAAATCCCAGTGGGGCAAAGAATTCCTTATTGAGAAGGCGGTGATCTCCCCAGGGTTTGATGTCTTTGCCAAAAAGAACCAGGGAATCCTGGAGTTCTATGGTGATGACATAGCTCTGCTGAAGCTGGCCCAGAAAGTAAAGATGTCCACCCATGCCAG GCCCATCTGCCTTCCCTGCACGATGGAGGCCAATCTGGCTCTGCGGAGACCTCAAGGCAGCACCTGTAGGGACCATG AGAATGAACTGCtgaacaaacagagtgttcctgCTCATTTTGTCGCCTTGAATGGGAGCAAACTGAACATTAACCTTAAGATGGGAGTGGAG TGGACAAGCTGTGCCGAGGTTGTCTCCCAAGAAAAAACCATGTTCCCCAACTTGACAGATGTCAGGGAGGTGGTGACAGACCAGTTCCTATGCAGTGGGACCCAGGAGGATGAGAGTCCCTGCAAGG GAGAATCTGGGGGAGCAGTTTTCCTTGAGCGGAGATTCAGGTTTTTTCAG gTGGGTCTGGTGAGCTGGGGTCTTTACAACCCCTGCCTTGGCTCTGCTGACAAAAACTCCCGCAAAAGGGCCCCTCGTAGCAAGGTCCCGCCGCCACGAGACTTTCACATCAATCTCTTCCGCATGCAGCCCTGGCTGAGGCAGCACCTGGGGGATGTCCTGAATTTTTTACCCCTCTAG
- the C2 gene encoding complement C2 isoform X8, with the protein MAGLLGAFSPTPAPRACTHPQHHGCARAVDSGRPQEPPGLCLRRSANVRLPVGFAQAVRCPAPVSFENGIYTPRLGSYPVGGNVSFECEDGFILRGSPVRHCCPNGMWDGETAVCDNGAGHCPNPGISLGAVRTGSRFGHGDKVRYRCSSNLVLTGSSERECQGNGVWSGTEPICRQPYSYDFPEDVAPALGTSFSHMLGATNPTQKTKESLGRKIQIQRSGHLNLYLLLDCSQSVSENDFLIFKESASLMVDRIFSFEINVSVAIITFASKPKVLMSVLNDNSRDMTEVISSLENANYKDHENGTGTNTYAALNSVYLMMNNQMRILGMETMAWQEIRHAIILLTDGKSNMGGSPKTAVDRIREILNINQKRNDYLDIYAIGVGKLDVDWRELNELGSKKDGERHAFILQDTKALHQVFEHMLDVSKLTDTICGVGNMSANASDQERTPWHVTIKPKSQETCRGALISDQWVLTAAHCFRDGNDHSLWRVNVGDPKSQWGKEFLIEKAVISPGFDVFAKKNQGILEFYGDDIALLKLAQKVKMSTHARPICLPCTMEANLALRRPQGSTCRDHENELLNKQSVPAHFVALNGSKLNINLKMGVEWTSCAEVVSQEKTMFPNLTDVREVVTDQFLCSGTQEDESPCKGESGGAVFLERRFRFFQVGLVSWGLYNPCLGSADKNSRKRAPRSKVPPPRDFHINLFRMQPWLRQHLGDVLNFLPL; encoded by the exons ATGGCTGGGCTCCTGGGAGCCTTCTCACCTACTCCTGCCCCCAGGGCCTGTACCCATCCCCAGCATCACGGCTGTGCAAGAGCAGTGGACAGTGGCAGACCCCAGGAGCCACCCGGTCTCTGTCTAAGGCGGTCTGCAAACGTGAGGCTCCCTGTGGGCTTTGCTCAGG CTGTGCGCTGTCCAGCCCCTGTCTCCTTTGAGAATGGCATTTATACCCCACGGCTGGGGTCCTACCCCGTGGGTGGCAATGTGAGCTTCGAGTGTGAGGATGGCTTCATATTGCGGGGCTCGCCTGTGCGTCACTGTTGCCCCAACGGCATGTGGGATGGAGAAACAGCTGTGTGTGATAATGGGG CTGGCCACTGCCCCAACCCAGGCATTTCACTGGGCGCAGTGCGGACAGGTTCCCGCTTTGGTCATGGGGACAAGGTCCGCTATCGCTGCTCCTCGAATCTTGTGCTCACGGGGTCTTCGGAGCGGGAGTGCCAGGGCAACGGGGTCTGGAGTGGAACGGAGCCCATCTGCCGCC AACCCTACTCTTATGACTTCCCTGAGGACGTGGCCCCTGCCCTGGGCACTTCCTTCTCCCACATGCTTGGGGCCACCAATCCCACCCAGAAGACAAAGG AAAGCCTGGGCCGTAAAATCCAAATCCAGCGCTCTGGTCATCTGAACCTCTACCTGCTCCTGGACTGTTCGCAGAGTGTGTCGGAAAATGACTTTCTCATCTTCAAGGAGAGTGCCTCCCTCATGGTGGACAGG ATCTTCAGCTTTGAGATCAATGTGAGTGTTGCCATTATCACCTTTGCCTCCAAGCCCAAAGTCCTCATGTCTGTCCTGAACGACAACTCCCGGGATATGACTGAGGTGATCAGCAGCCTGGAAAATGCCAACTATAAAG ATCATGAAAATGGAACTGGGACTAACACTTACGCGGCCTTAAACAGTGTCTATCTCATGATGAACAACCAAATGCGAATCCTTGGCATGGAAACGATGGCCTGGCAGGAAATCCGACATGCCATCATCCTTCTGACAGATG GAAAGTCCAATATGGGCGGCTCTCCCAAGACAGCTGTTGACCGTATCAGAGAGATCCTGAACATCAACCAGAAGAGGAATGACTATCTGG ACATCTATGCCATCGGGGTGGGCAAGCTGGATGTGGACTGGAGAGAACTGAATGAGCTAGGGTCCAAGAAGGATGGTGAGAGGCATGCCTTCATTCTGCAGGACACAAAGGCTCTGCACCAGGTCTTTGAACATATGCTGG ATGTCTCCAAGCTCACAGACACCATCTGCGGGGTGGGGAACATGTCAGCAAACGCCTCTGACCAGGAGAGGACACCCTGGCATGTCACTATTAAG CCCAAGAGCCAAGAGACCTGCCGGGGGGCCCTCATCTCCGACCAATGGGTCCTGACAGCAGCTCATTGCTTCCGCGATGGCAACGACCACTCCCTGTGGAGGGTCAATGTGG GAGACCCCAAATCCCAGTGGGGCAAAGAATTCCTTATTGAGAAGGCGGTGATCTCCCCAGGGTTTGATGTCTTTGCCAAAAAGAACCAGGGAATCCTGGAGTTCTATGGTGATGACATAGCTCTGCTGAAGCTGGCCCAGAAAGTAAAGATGTCCACCCATGCCAG GCCCATCTGCCTTCCCTGCACGATGGAGGCCAATCTGGCTCTGCGGAGACCTCAAGGCAGCACCTGTAGGGACCATG AGAATGAACTGCtgaacaaacagagtgttcctgCTCATTTTGTCGCCTTGAATGGGAGCAAACTGAACATTAACCTTAAGATGGGAGTGGAG TGGACAAGCTGTGCCGAGGTTGTCTCCCAAGAAAAAACCATGTTCCCCAACTTGACAGATGTCAGGGAGGTGGTGACAGACCAGTTCCTATGCAGTGGGACCCAGGAGGATGAGAGTCCCTGCAAGG GAGAATCTGGGGGAGCAGTTTTCCTTGAGCGGAGATTCAGGTTTTTTCAG gTGGGTCTGGTGAGCTGGGGTCTTTACAACCCCTGCCTTGGCTCTGCTGACAAAAACTCCCGCAAAAGGGCCCCTCGTAGCAAGGTCCCGCCGCCACGAGACTTTCACATCAATCTCTTCCGCATGCAGCCCTGGCTGAGGCAGCACCTGGGGGATGTCCTGAATTTTTTACCCCTCTAG